The DNA sequence ATTGGGCATCCAGGCCCCAAAGTCATGCTGTAGGGACCCCGCCCCAGTTGAGTCAGCTGGCCAGAGCAGGGAACCAGCTCCTTCATCATCCCAGTTCCCACAGTTGGGAAATGAGAGGATGGTGGAAAGGGAAGACAGGGAGGAGTATAGGGTAGAAAGTTCCAGAAGTGGGGTAGGAGGCTCACCCCTTGTCACTCCCCATCCAATGTTCCAGGACTGGGTGGAGTGAGTCACCAAGGAAGGAGCAGGACCCAGAGAGGAGGTAACCCCAGCAAAGGGCCTCAGGCTGGCCTGCCACCCAGAGTGACCTGATACTCCACCCGGCTGCGTCCCCACCATGATAGGTCCCCATAAGTTCTACTTCCTATACAACACCAACTGGAGTCACCACCACAACTTTGGACCCACTCCACCCGCTCACCACCAGCCTCAGCCCCGATCGTAAACCCACCCCAACCCTGACACACCCACACTCTCAACCCCAACTCTGGCCTCACGTCCATCGTTGAGCCCAACCTTGCATAGCCCCGTCCCCGCCCCACCCAGGCCTGCCCCCTGCAGCCTCACCTGCCCACTGTTGACCGCGGCATGCTGGGCCGAGCAGTTGAAGATGATGGCAGTAAGGAACTTCACCAGCTCTCCCGGAGTGCACAGCCTTTGCGGGAAGCCTGGgtgcaggaggaaggggagagggtgtAGAGGGAGGGCATGGGCTTCCCAGGGGCAGCTCGGGGCCGGGGCTCACCCCAAGGGGCGAGTGAGGACATGAGAGCTGAGCATTTGGCCACTGTTGTCTTCTAAGATTAGGGCTGGGCTGAGGTTAGGGATGGTCATCACCAAGGCTTACGGTCTCTAAAGGGGGTCAGGATAGGAGCTGGGTGCTGGGATCAGACCAGAAAACGCCCAGCCAGCACAGCTCACACTGGAGGAGCCAAGTTCAAGCTGACAGTCAAGGTGGCTCTGCTCCTTGACTGCCAAGGCACTTCTATCCACAGCCCCTCCTAGCACTTAATGTTCAAATTCTCCCCAATTCACCAAAATTTGTCCAAGCACCCAGTAAGGGATCATCCACCGTGGGGCTTAGTGACAGAAACAGATGACCAGAGTGTCACTCACTCAGAAGCTCGCAGTGATagaagcagaggtggggggcgtggggggccCAGGCTTGGCTCTTTGGGGAAAGcgaaggcaggaagaaagaggcaCTGAAGCTAAGGCACTCAGGGGAGACTTCCCTGGGGCAAGAGAAGGGGCCCCCTTGAGTTGGAAGAGTGGATAAGctttgaacagaaaaaaagatgacagaGGAGGGCATGATGAGACCTCTTCTCCCTGTACGTCACTGCTCACTGATCTTGCGCAAATCAATGGCTTTAACCGCTTGCCACTGGCCGGTGACCTCCAAATTCACGCCTCCGGCTCCGCCTGGACCCCGAACTCGGCGTAGCCGTGGGCATAAATCGCCAGCCAGTACCTGACGCTCTGACTTGGGTGTCTACGAGGCCTCTCCAACAACATCAGCAAAACCTGACGCTTGACGCCCCTACCCCACATACTCCCCAAGCCTGGCCCTCCCCCAGGGGTCTCATTCTggtatctttattctttttttaacgtttatttatttttgagagagagacagagcatgaacgcgggaggggcagagagagagggagacacagaattggaagcaggctccaagccatcagcccagagcccgacgcggggctcgaactcacggaccacgagatcgtgacctgagctgaagtcggacgcttaaccgactgagccaccctggcgccccatcATTCTGGTATCTTTATACAGCTGCTCAGGCCGAAATCTGTCCACTCCTTCCTCTTTTTACCTCGGATCAGCAAATACTCCCAGAGGCCAATCTGGTCTTTTAGAACCGTAAATCTGATCATGTCGCCCTTTGCTAAAACCCGCTATGGGCCTCCCACCCCACTCACCTTACCACTGTCCTGCTTGATCTGGCCCTCGCTCCTTCTCGggctttatttccttccctcctgttttctctctcaccttctctacTCAGCCGCGCAGGCCTTCCTGATATTCTGCAAACCTGCCGTCACGcatctgcctcagggcctttgcacttgctatacCTCTGCCTGTATAGTCTTAGGCCAGTTATCCACCGAACTATCTCCCTCACCTCCCTAGtcaaacatcacctcctcagagagatcTTCCCTGACCACCTATCTGAAACCACCCCCTTCCTCAACACGCGTTTTCATGTTTCCGGGGGCTCATAACCAACCACCgaacatatttatttgttatcaGAGTCTCCCCACTAGAATGTTAAGCTCCGTGAAGGCCAGGATTTCTGTCTGTCGTGCTCACCGCCAaaccccagcacctagaacaataCTTAATATGAAGAGCCCAGTAATTATCGGTTGAGTGTAGTGAATGCCTGAGAAGGTAAGAAGGCAGGGTGGGAAGGAATGTGCCAGGCCAGGCGGTTTCTGGGCACAGTTTCAGAGGATTACCAGGGCGGTGGCCCCTCAGGCCTGGCGGGCAAGCAGCAAGGGGCTGAGAAAGGTGAGGCCTGCAAAGAGACAGCTGCTATAATGCAGGGACTGGGTGGTGAGAGTAGGAATTGATGGGGACAGTAAGAATGGGACACCCAACTGGGTTtagggagacaggaagacagagaggacaTGAGCCAAAGATGACTTCAAGGCTTAcagtcaggagagagagaggctggtaCAGCCGAACAGGCGGAGAGGCTTGGGGGAAGGACCGGGCACCTGATGGGGGGCGTGTGGGAATTTTCTGAAGGTTCTCTTGGTGGTGGATATTCTAACCTGGAGGGCTGAGCTTAAACGGCAAGGAGGTCAGACGAGCTGTGGGAAGTGTTCTGTAGCTCCTAGTGTTTACTTGTTCCCCTTGAAATATGGAAGCAAAAGTCACACTGACCGAAGCTGATTGATCAGTGCGTCTTGCCTTAAACCAGGAATCTGGGATTAGCTCGCACTGTCGGAAGAGGTGTTTGTCAAGCTGAAGAATGCTCTGATGTATTAAGTCAGAGACAGGTTTAATAATGTAAGataggacaggggcgcctgggcggctcagtcggtcaggcctccgactcttgatttcggctcaggttaggatctcacggtttgtgagtttgagccccgtgttgggctctgtgctaagagcgtggaacctgctttggattcttgctgtccctctctttctccctctctctctgcccccctcccagcttgtgctctctctctctcgaaataaataaacattaaaacatagtaataataataataggggtgcctgggtggctcagtcggttaagcatccgacttcggctcaggtcatgatctcacagttcatgagttcgagccccgtgttgggctctgtgctggcagctcagagcctggagcctgcttctggttccatgtctccctctctctctgcctctcccctgctcgcaccctatctgtctgtctgtctctctctctctctcaaaaataaaataaacattaaaaaattaaaaaataataataaagtaagatAGGGGAGTCAACCAACAGTAATTAGATTCCCCCCATCCCAGGTCTCAAATAGGAAACAGCcccaaataggaaaaacaaaacaaaaactgtctttGGGGGGAGGAGCGTTCAGGACCAGGCCAGCCCAGGATTAACAGTGGGTTTGCAAAGCAAAGCAGGGGATGGGTCATCCTTGAAATACCCCAAAGAGACCTTGTCACCACCTTAACCCAGAAATCACTTGGCATCACTAACAGGGAGACAACCTGACCCTACTTGCCTCCCCGTGTGACGCAATGCGGGGAACATAGCATCACTTGAGAAATATTCTGGCCCCAACATTTAACCTTTAGATGTTACTTCCCATCAACAGAACACACAGCGAGTAGAGTAGCAAGCTGAATGGCCTCGCGAGGAAGCCACTGGATTAACTCGGAAGGCGACACATTCTGCAGAACAGCTAGTCCCGCGTTTTCCATCCAGCCACGGCAGATGTCACGTGATTTAAAGTGGGgcgtccgggggggggggggggcgcggggggttgagcgcccgacttcaactcgggtcatgatctcatggtccgtgggttcgagccccgcgtcaggctctgtgctgacagctcagagccaggagcctgcttcggattctgtctccctctctctctgcccctctccggctcacgctctctctctctctctctctctctctcaaaaataaataaacattaaaaaaataaaatttgttgtttaaagaggaggggaaaagccTCAGGAAAAAAAGCATAGGGTGTACTTCAAAGGCTGGTCCATAAGTAAGAACTAAGTAACAGGCGAGGCCAGGGAGGGCACCGAGTCCTTGGGAGCTTGTGgttgggggatggagaggagatACCTGAGCTTTCCCGGCCCAAGAAGGCCTGAGCAAAAATCTCGCCGACCCAGGCCTGCAGCTCCGTGTCCCGCTGCACAGATGCGTCACTAGGATAATAGTAGCCCACGATTTCTGAGACGAAGCTGCAGAAAAGACATGCAAATGCCGCGGGCATGACCTTGGGCTCAAGGCTGGCCAGAAATCCAAGGCCCAGTGCCCTGAGGCTGGGGAGAGCCAGACAGCCAGCATCCACTGGGAGCCTACCAGGGTCCAGCGGGGACCCCCAGATCCAGATGGAACCCAAGGGCCCAAGTCTGGGCACTCCCGAGTCATGGGTACTCGGGGCCTCCTTTCCACACAGGCGTCTGGGGGGACAGTGCACTGACGAGAGAGCCTGGGGTCCCAGCCTACACTTCACCTGCCCTGATTCCTCTGGACACCctgccctttcctttctcccccgcATTCATACACAGCCCAGGCTCTCCCCAGGCCACAGCTACCTGTCGTTTCACTGAGGACCCCAACCCCAACTCTCACCCTTGGGGTGCTCCGTGCTGGGGCCTGAAACACAGCCACCACCTCCAGCCCCAAGCGCCCCGGCCCGCATGAGTACAGGCGTCCCCCCTGTCCCTGAGCCAGGAGGCCCTGGTGAGGCCAGACTGGCTGCAAGGTCCCAGGCCTGCACCCCGCACCTCTGAATGGCCGCCCAGATCTTCAGGCCGTCGTCTCGGTAATGGTAGTTGGGGATGGTCAGGACGCCGCGGGCCCGCAGGCTGTCCGGAAGGCAGAAATCGGTGTAGGTGAAGTGGGCCAGACCTGTGCTTATGAGGTAGAGGAGGCCTTGCCTCCCGCCGGACGTCACCTGACAACACAAGACAGCTGGGCTTGGGGACggcccagaccccaccccagtGCCTGGGGGCAAGAGGAGGCTAGTGACTCAGCAGGGGGCAATTATTCAGTTAACCAAGGAGTCCTAGATCGCGGATCAAACCCCCATCGAGGGGCCTGACGCGGGCTGCGGAGGTGGCGGGCCTCCTACGTGCGTGGGAGGTAATCCTTAGGTATTTGGTAACTAACGCCGGGGAGGCGGGGACGAGAGGGCCAGCTCGGCGCAGGGTCAGCGGAGGATGTGGTCAAAGGGGAGCcggccacccccacctccagaaaCTAAGAAGCCAGGGGCCTGCAGGTGCGGAGCCCGTGGGTGGGACAGAGGGGGCGGGGACAGGGTTTGAGGGCGGGGCAAATAGGGGCCGGGGCGTGGCTTGTGGGAAGGTTCTGGCAGGGACCGTGGAATGGGATTGGAGGCCGTAGAGGCTTATGGGCGGGGCAAGTAGGgaaccaagggggggggggggggggggcttgtggGAAGGGTCTGGCAGGGACCGTGGAATGGGATTGCAGGCCGTAGAGGCTTGGGGGCGGGGCAAAGCGCCCCCGGGGCGGGGCTTCAGAGACTGGGCGGAAGGGGGCCGGAGGGCTCACGTGGTCCACCAGGCCGTCGGGGTTGAGCAGCGTGGCTCGAGCGATGGTGTTCACCTGCAGCGTGTAGCGAGTGTGGGGAAGCAGGAGCTGCGAGCGGGATGAGGGCGCAGGAGCCGAAGGTCAGGGGAGACGGCCGAGCTGGCCCGCCCCCTCTAGCCCGGCCCGGGGGTCTCACCGACCTTGTAGACAGGATGGCACAGCGGCAGTTGGCGCAGTGTGGCCATGGAGAAGGCCTCGCACAGCAAATGCGTGCACAAAAAGTGCGTGTTGTGCTCGTGCACCAGGAACTCCGAGTTGCGCACCCACGTCTTGGCCAGCAGCCAGTCCCAGTAGGAGTCAGTGGGCAGAAAGATGGGGCTTTGGGGCCCGGGGTTCTGGCTGAGCTGCGTCCAAGAATAATAAGGGGGTTGAGGCTCGAGGCTGCCGGCGTGCCGCCTGAGCCCGCCCCCGAAGCCCGCCCCAGGTCTCACCTGGATGGCCAAGGGCACCAGCGCCCCCTGCGGGTTGAGCCACAGCAGGCAGAGCGGGGCGGCCACGTACTGCTGGCGGCCGTTGAGGCAGTGGACGGGGGCCTCCTCCAGGATCCAGTAGTCCGCTAGGAAGACATTCCCCCTCTGGGGAAGGCGCACAGAGGCTCACAGGTGGCCCCCGACCCGCGCTCCACTGCCTTCTCTGTTCTCCACCCACTCCCACCCCGATTCGGGCCTCAGTAATACTTGGCGCTTGCGCTCATGGCCAGAGTTAGATACCCAACCCTTCCCAGCATGTCCGGAATGAGGTCCGGCTGAGTCCCGCGTTGCACAACCTCCCACCTGTGTAAGCTGGCATCCTCTCCCCACGCCCCTGCCTGGTCCTTCCTGCTCTCTCCACTCAGTGACCCTGTCAGTGTATCCAACAACAGcaagataaacacacacagaattgaCTGCGACGTTTCCAGCCTCCTGGAGGATGCCCGAGGGCTCGGTTGCCGCAGAGAGACTGGCCCATCGTTTTCTCCCAGACCCTCAGAGCTCCTACTGCCCCGTGATTGCTACTCCTGTGTCTCCTTGCGCTGCCTGCCCCCTGTCCTAACACAGCTTTCTTTGGGCCTCAGCTCTGGGGACCTTGGAAGCCCCAGAACACCGGCAGGGCCTTCTCCTCCAGGCTGTCCTGCTCGCTCTTCACCGGGCCCCATCTCAGGCTTCCAGGCATGGCTGAGCGCCTTCTGGCCCCCACCTCCGTTCGCACCAATTCAAAGCCGGGGCTGCCCAGCGGATGAGGCCTGCAGACTGGAGGTGGCCCCAGCCTTCCTTCCACGCCCATCCTGTATCCATGACGACAAATCACCCACCTCTAGTTCTGTCTGCAGGCAGGTGTCCGGACCCAGCGAGGGGGCCACCATGTCATTGGTGACAGGCAGCTTGCTGGGCAGGCTGGAGAGGCAGTGGAGCATGACGGGATTGACACCATTCAAATACTGGTACCCAAAGAACGGGTCCTCGCACCAGTGCTCGGTGACATACTCTAGGGGGCAAGAGAGGGGACCACTGGGTCTGGAAGCCACATCCCTAGATCCTCCCCGTGCCCAGTCCTTGGCTCCCTTGGTTTAGGCTCCCCTCCCAGCAGCCCTGCGAGGCAGGTGAAATTAATCAATTTCACGCAGGACCCTGAGAGTCAAAGAGACGGAGTGACTTGGCCCAGCCGAGTGGCGGTGCAAGGATCCGAAtccccagcctggccccagtGACAGAACTCGCGATGGTCGCAGTAGGGGAAGAGAGGCCAGTGCCCCTGGTCAGGATTAGGACTCCCTAAATGACCCTTGACCCTCTCCCAGGCAGGTGGAGTGTCTCTCTGTCCTCACTCCCCTATTCCTGTCCCCTCCCAGGGAAAGGGGAGACGGCGTGAGCTCCTAAGGGGCCTCTGGGATGGTTGCCACTCACGAAACCAGGAGCCCCACGCACTGGGACCCCACAGTCTCCCTGGGACGGCTGGAGGAGGGCCCCTTCCCAGAATGGGGCTGAGGGTTCTGAGCACGGGGTAGGGGCGGGGGACAGACATCTGCCCGGCTCTGCACACCTGAAGTGACGGTCTTGTGACACCAGAAGATATTCCGGATGTCATCCAGCTTCTTCCAGGAGCCCTTGCGGTCCAGCAGTCCTCGAAGCTTCATGCCCAAGGacctgaggggggtggggggaggagaagcgaggtggggcctggggctgccaGGGGCACTGTGCCCCCAGCCTAGAGTCCTGGAGGGACCAGACAAGGTCAATTCCCGGAGCAGAGGTGCCTAACAGTGTGAGCGCGAGAGAAGTCTAGTGGCCAGTTGGGGCTTCGTAGGGGTGACTCCACATGGATACGCATAGGGGTGCACGGGGCTACGTGTTGCAGACGAGTTGTCTTCATTGGCGTTTTGGCTTTTCTCCAAGTTTCCATCTTGTCACAGACCTTCACTGACCCCTGACTGCCTACAGGACAAAGCCCCAGCTGCTGGGGCTGGCTCGGAAGCCTGCCACCAGCCGGTCCCTCCCCACCACGGCCTTCTCGCGAAACTTAACCGGAGGTATGCTTTCTACACCAGACTGGTAAACGAGGGGTTGGCAGCCTGGGGGGCCGTGCGCTTTTCACTTTGTGGGCGCCCGcactgcttgaattttttttacagcaagcatgtgttattttataatcagggaaaaaatgcttggggcgcctgggtggttccgtcagtgGACATATCGGTTCATTTTAATCACTCCCTAACGGAGTCAAGGCCAACGGGAGGGAATGCGACACCCTACAGGTGGGTTTGCCGTGCGCGGTGGGGAAGGCGGCTGTGTGAGTCTGCTCAGATGCCGTGAAGGATGCGGGCAAAGGTGCATCTGTGACGTCCCCAGGGACAACTCCCTGAGTATCTGCTGAGCTGCCCGCCCCTCAGGCCACagcatttgctgagcacctgcccAGGAAGGCCcggaagaggggaggaagcaggcaaGAGCTCGGTGTTAAAGCAGAGAGTGAGGAGgcaatgaaggagaaagaaaaggtctTCCTTTTCCGAGGGCCTGGCGCACCCCTCCTCCAGAGCGTCCTGCCACGGCCCCGCAGTGGAGCCCGGACACAGCCCCTCGTCTCCATGAATCCCCCACGGCTGTCAAACACCAGCTCCCTCCGCCCACGGCCGTCTCTGAGTCCCACGCAGTCTGTCCTAGATCTCCGGGGCCTTCCCTCGCCTCATCTAGACCCACACGTCCATCCGGGGACCAGCTCAGGTGACTCTCGTCCAGCAACCCTGCCACATCCTTGCCCTGAGGCCTGAGCCACCTGCAGCTGTCTCCAGACGTTCCGAGCTCACTCTCACCtcacctctgctcccctcccactAGTCCTGCTTCCAGAGAATCGGTCAGCATAGGAGCCCCGAGGGTGAGGATCCAGCCTCTTGCCCTGGACTCCTCTGGACCTTCTACCGCACAGATGTCCAGCCGAACCTGTCCGTCCTCCCTCCAGGGCAGCCTGGCTTTGCCcagaacccccccacccccaactccctgCTCAGCTCTACTCTCCGTGGCCCAAAGCCGGCTTCAGTCCCACTCGCCTTCTCGGGAGGCACCTGCCAGCCCCTACTCAGCCCTGCCGCCTCTGGCCCGGAGTGTCCACTCTACCCCCTCCACCACATCGCACTCAGAGCCTCAAGCTGACTTGAGCTGCCAGTGGCCCCTCCGATCCCTAATGAACTGTGCCACATGTCCCCCGGGGGACACTGAGCCCCTCGTGGCCATAGAGCACATCCTAATACTACTACTCGGTCACATCCACCGAGACTGTTTCGTACCGGGTGTTCTCCTGCTTACTCTCCCCCCAACCTGTGAGGCAGGTATGCGTATTCCTGTcatctgacagatgaggaaagcgTTAAGAGGCTAAGTGAAGatcaaggtcccacagctagaAAGTGTTGGTTCCGGGGTCTGAACATGACATGGTCTGACTTCACTTCCTTGAAACTTCAgggcctggcctccctgccccactcaacATGGTCCCACCAACAGGGCCTGggactgagctctgcactgaggaGGTGCTCAGTTAATTTCCTAGATTTGAGGAATGGAGAAAGGGGTGATgacaaaggaaaaacaggaagtggtggggagaaagagaatgggaggggaacacggggacagagagggggacatgggaacagagaggggacatgaggacagagagggggatatagggacagagaggggaaatggggacagaaagggggagacggggacagagacggagacatgggaacagagaggggacatggggacagagaagaggagatgggacagagagggggacatggggacagaaaggggggagatggggacagagagggggacatggggacagagagggggcatgggcacagagaggggacatggggacagagaggggacatggggacagagaggggacatgaggacagagacagggatggGGGGACATGgtgacagagagggggacacgaggacagagagggggacatggggcagagagggggacatggggcagagagggggggagatgggaaagagacagggacacagggacagggagggggatatggggacagagacagggagacagggacagagagggggacatggcaacagagagggggacacaaagaCAGGGGCACATGGGGGCagatgggacagagacagagacacagggacagggagggggacatggggacagagggaggagatgaggatagaaagggggacacagggacagagaggggacataGGGACACAGATagggacacagggacagagagagggacatggGGACAGAGGGTAGAatgaggacagagagggggagatgaGGATAGAGAGGAGACATGGGGACAGAGATGTGCAGAGGGGGACACGGACAGGAGGACACGggaagagcagaggcaggaggcagacTGAGCAGGAGTGCAGGGAGGGCAGTGGCCTCACGCAGGGATGGCGTTGAAGAGCAGGGAGACCGTCTTGGTGGCCGAGTAGCGAATATTGGGGTCCATGTGCAGCAGGGACGGGAAGTCGATTTTCATGGGGAAGCCAGGCAGGTACTGATTCCcgctgctggggggggggagcagaaagacagacaccagtCAGACGGACCTGCAGCCCACTCCCCTTaattccctccctctgtccttgccTTGCTCTggacccctgcccagccccctccgCTCTGGCCTGAAGCCACCTCCCCGCCAGACCCTTGGGGTCACCTCTGCCCCTTCTGTCCTGACTCCTGGATTAAACCCTAGTTGTCTTCTCTCCTGGCTGCCCGGGCCCCATCGTCCCAACTTTCAGGTCATGCCCTCCACCTTCCTCCCAAGCCTGGGCTCCCCTGTCACCTGTCCCCTTGGTCTGTGCAAGGTGCCGTCTTGGTCAGGGCAAATTTCTTGTCTGTTTCCATCTCCTCGAAGTTGCTGACGTCTATGATGCCAGGGAAGCCAGGGGCATAGACCTTCCAGCttccaagggaaagaaagaggtcaGAGGTCCGACTGAGAATAAACATAACCTTCTTTAGATTTTAAAGACGTGACTTTAAATTATAACTCCCAGAAACCACCCACTTTCTGGGTAGGTGACAAAGAATTGGAATTTGCTCCCTGAAGTCACTGGGCTGCGGGTCAGAGAGGCATTTGGGGACAACATGAATGTCCAGACTGCTTTGGAGCTGGGTTTGCATTCAGATGGAGATCGTGGCcgctttggggtgggggagaaggggggcaggAGGCTGAAGCTGGGTTGAGACCGGTCAATACCAGGGTCATGTCTGACATCTGGGTGACATCCAGGGTATCTGTGGGTTGAGTGTGGATTCGCTGAGAATTGTTGGTACTTGTGTGAGTCAACCTCAGACTGATGTGAGGTTCAGATGAAGGTCCTGATTGGATCTGAGGTCAGAGTGAGTAGTAGTCTGATTAAGGCTGAGAGGGGACGGTAAAGATGGGGGAAAGAAGTCGAATTAGGCAGGCTCACCGGTAGCATTCCTGTCGACTCTGGAGTTCCCGTCTCCTGTGATccagaaggaggggcagggagtccTGACAAATAGTTGTGGCTGTGGGGGATGAAAATCACTCGTCCTGTGAGCCTCTTTTCAAACAACACCTCCTCCAGCGAAGCTTGCCTGAACCCCCTAACCCTTGAACCCAATCCCTCTCAGCAACATGGATACCCCGCGTTCTTGTGTGTTCATCAGCAGAAGGGACTCAGGACAACCTCACCCCGAAATTGTAACAATCAACCTAACCGTCTGTATGTTTATCGCTTTCCCAAGAGTCTTTGGGGGCAGAAATTACCTTGTAGTCGTGTTTTGTGTTCCCAGCATCTGGCGTGTGCCCCCACGCCGTGCATGTAACATGCACTTGACAAATGACTGATAAACGGGTATATTTGGGGAAGCGATGGGCAGATGGATGTATTATGATGCCAGATGGGCATTTAGACGTCTATGAAGAACCCACTAGGGGGCGGAGGGGGGTAAGTAAAGACCGCTCGCTTTATCTTGACCTGGAACATCACCTCTCATCTCTAACAGCACGTTAACACCCGGACCAGCCCTGGTCTTGCCTCTCAGTGATCTCAGACAGCTCAGGAGATCTGGGGGTCCAGAACCTGAAGGAGCTCGAGCTGGGCATCCTTggaagccctcccccccccacaaaggcaagaaagaatcCTAACAGCACCCACAGGGACTTCGTCCACGCCAGAAAAGCCAATAGTAGTTGCCAGGGCCTTTCCAGATCATTATTCAGGCCTTCCACACCTGTTGACTCAGCTGACTGACTGTGGTCTGACCCCACGGTGGGCGC is a window from the Panthera uncia isolate 11264 unplaced genomic scaffold, Puncia_PCG_1.0 HiC_scaffold_2253, whole genome shotgun sequence genome containing:
- the LOC125917697 gene encoding hydroperoxide isomerase ALOXE3-like, translated to MKLRGLLDRKGSWKKLDDIRNIFWCHKTVTSEYVTEHWCEDPFFGYQYLNGVNPVMLHCLSSLPSKLPVTNDMVAPSLGPDTCLQTELERGNVFLADYWILEEAPVHCLNGRQQYVAAPLCLLWLNPQGALVPLAIQVRPGAGFGGGLRRHAGSLEPQPPYYSWTQLSQNPGPQSPIFLPTDSYWDWLLAKTWVRNSEFLVHEHNTHFLCTHLLCEAFSMATLRQLPLCHPVYKLLLPHTRYTLQVNTIARATLLNPDGLVDHVTSGGRQGLLYLISTGLAHFTYTDFCLPDSLRARGVLTIPNYHYRDDGLKIWAAIQSFVSEIVGYYYPSDASVQRDTELQAWVGEIFAQAFLGRESSGFPQRLCTPGELVKFLTAIIFNCSAQHAAVNSGQHDFGAWMP